A single genomic interval of Primulina huaijiensis isolate GDHJ02 chromosome 7, ASM1229523v2, whole genome shotgun sequence harbors:
- the LOC140981577 gene encoding small polypeptide DEVIL 18-like: MVTNHMPLXHSMDYYMDDHKSKRKSPLSRSISQKIPLSQKHSSSGLSRSSSHKIPSTKPGNSSSQRYSEFTRMAKEQKSKFYIVKRCITMLVSWKKHEDS; encoded by the coding sequence ATGGTAACCAATCACATGCCACTATANCACTCCATGGATTATTACATGGATGATCACAAATCGAAACGAAAGTCACCTCTATCAAGAAGCATTTCGCAGAAGATTCCACTTTCTCAGAAGCATAGCTCCTCTGGCCTGTCAAGAAGTTCTTCACACAAGATCCCTTCGACGAAACCGGGGAATTCGTCGTCACAGAGGTACTCCGAGTTCACCCGAATGGCGAAAGAACAGAAGTCCAAGTTCTACATAGTAAAGAGATGCATCACCATGCTTGTCAGCTGGAAGAAGCATGAAGATTCTTGA